The genomic segment GGTTCCGGATTGGGTCATAGAACTAGAATGAACACCATGAGAAGAAGTCTTGAGTCTGAACTTTTCTTTGATACTGGTTACCTCCTTGCTATTGTATTCAacttagaaaataatttcttgtatttcttttgAAACCTCAGGCCTTATATTTGTCAGTTTTTTCATATACCTCTTTACGGAGTAATGGTAATACCAGTTAAAAAGCTTTACCTTACAGAGTCGTTTGATTGATCAGATTTTCTGCTTTTCCTTTGACGTTTGAGAAATATCATGTCTGGATACTTTACAGTGGCAACTTATGTTCCTAATTCAAGAGATTTTGTTGCCAGGACCAAAACCACAAGACGGCCgcaaattttggattttgtttgtgttttttctttcatctaCTTTCTCAGCAGCCAAACAGAAGTTGTGAGGATCCAATTTCAAACCTTGGTATCAATATGCTCAAACCCAATTTAGTTCCAAACCTGAGTTTTAGCTGTGGATTCAACTAGAGCCAACCTTAGTTGCAAAATTACCAAATTCAAACCAGGAGCACATTTGATTTTCAGGGCTGTAAAATCTGGCAAAAAGCCACTACTCAAGTGGTTGTGAGACAATTTTCTGCAGTGTAGGTGTAGGCTATTGGAACCCAACACCTATTGACTCTATTCTAATTAGTAGTGCATCACATAGTATGGTGCATCTATCAGTGTTTGAATTTCAGGCTATTACTGTGAGGATGAAACCATGTCTGCCAGAGCAGATGACACCAGATgcagaaaaaagggaaaattcttcttatttattttcttgttctttgAGTCGACAGTCTGTGAATTTATACTGTTAAACTAATATTAACCTAAAAATATAGAGCAAGTCAAAATGAAACACTAAcagattttaataaatttatcgtTTGTCCGTTGTCATAACCTTTTTGCAAGAaagtgtgtaataccccgagagcccagagagattagtatatatcgaggatagtgtaagaaaggaaacaacaccagctggataccttttgggctgaatgttggcaaagaactcccaagttaagcgtgcttaacctggggtaatccagggataggtgacccccctgggaagttcgtgtaggcccatcagggtaagttgttccggttcttcctatcgctcgagcgggatgttacaaagtGAGTAACGATACTGCATAAAAATATAACCTACGCCTGACCCTTGCAGAGTTTGGAGCCTTGTCCTTTGGAAAGCCGTTTTTATGTTTATACTTATATGATTTTAAAtgtgtaagaagaagaagagaattagggaagaaaagaagagaggaagaagatcaagagagaGGGAAAGGAGGCTAAAACTAAATGATAATTCAAACTTCTAAACAAATCTATGAAtacaataaaagataaaatctaaataaatctTATCGAAATGAAATATGAAACATAAagtctaaattaataaatttgaatgAAACTCAATTCCCAACACCAGATATTAAtaccatattattaatttggatgTTGCTTGTAACACATTTGAACAAATTGAATGACAAAAACCAAGATAAAATGTGTTTCTTGCCAACAGTCAAAAGTGGGAATTTGTGAATTAAAATGGTGGTAAGGAGTGAGGGTCAAAAgtaaaatttgtttattaatattttattttgtgctaTTGGATTTGATTCCTCAATAATTAGGCCGAATGCAATTTCAAGTTCAACAGGTCATATTGGTTTCTCCTAGGTAGTTCCACCAGATACTTTTCCATGTCTTCAAACATCTCCCAGCTGTGAAAGACGTAAGgttctatattttgtcatttcaCCAGACTCAGTACCTATATATAGTCGTGAACCTAGAATGAGAAGGCAAGCCTTGAGATAAACAAGTTCTTCCTGTTCAGAGCagcaaaagagataaaaatggTGAAGATCTGCTGCATTGGAGCTGGGTATGTTGGAGGGCCAACAATGGCAGTCATTGCCCTGAAGTGCCCCACCATTGAAGTAGTTGTTGTCGACATCTCCGTCGCTAGGATAGCCGCCTGGAACAGTGACCAGCTGCCCATATATGAGCCAGGCCTTGATGAAGTCGTGAAGCAATGCAGGGAGAAGAACCTCTTCTTCAGCACCAATGTTGAAAGGCACGTCTCAGAAGCAGACATCATCTTTGTTTCAGTCAACACCCCGACCAAAACCAGGGGACTAGGGGCTGGAAAGGCAGCAGACTTGACATATTGGGAAAGCGCTGCCAGGATGATCGCTGACGTATCGAAATCCGACAAGATTGTGGTCGAGAAATCAACTGTTCCTGTGAAAACAGCAGAGGCAATCGAGAAGATCCTCAACCACAATAGCAGAGGCGTCAGCTTTCAAATTCTGTCGAATCCGGAGTTTCTTGCAGAAGGAACTGCAATCCAGGACCTTTTTAATCCTGACAGAGTTCTCATTGGGGGAAGAGAAACCCCTGAGGGCCAGAAGGCAATCAAGGCATTGAAAGATGTTTATGCTCATTGGGTGCCCCAAGACAGGATAATTTGCACCAATCTCTGGTCGGCCGAGCTCTCAAAGCTGGCTGCCAACGCCTTCTTGGCTCAGAGGATTTCATCCATCAATGCCATGTCTGCTCTGTGTGAAGCAACTGGGGCTGAAGTTTCACAGGTTGCCAATGCCATAGGCAAGGACACGAGAATCGGCTCCAAGTTCCTGAACGCCAGTGTCGGGTTTGGAGGATCATGCTTTCAGAAGGACATGCTCAATTTGATCTACATATGCGAGTGTAATGGCCTCACTGATGTTGCAAACTATTGGAAGCAAGTCATCAAGGTGAACGACTACCAGAAGACCCGATTTGTGAACCGGGTTGTTTCCTCCATGTTCAACACTGTTTCAGGCAAGAAGATTGCCATTCTCGGCTTTGCCTTCAAGAAAGACACCGGCGACACAAGGGAAACTCCAGCAATTGATGTGAGCAAGGGGCTACTTGGGGACAAAGCCCGGCTGAGTATATACGACCCTCAGGTTACAAAAGATCAGATTATGAAGGATCTGTCCATGGACAAGTTTTACTGGGACCATCCCATCCACCTGCAGCCGATGAGTCCTTCCTCCGTGAACCAAGTGAGTGTAGCTTGGGATGCTTATGAGGCCACCAAGGATGCTCATGGCCTCTGCATTCTCACTGAATGGGACGAATTCAAGACGCTGGACTACCAGAGGATCTTTGACAGAATGCGAAAGCCTGCTTTTGTGTTTGATGGCCGAAACATTGTGGATGTTCAGAAGCTGAGGGAGATTGGATTCATTGTCTACTCCATTGGGAAGCCACTGGATCCATGGCTCAAGGACTTGCCTGCCGTGGCCTAAGGTGAAGAATGTGGGAAACTTTTAACTCGCTTCAATCTCAGAaataattacattaagagagacaGGTTCTTGTCCTTCTAAATGTCTCTTTACTTCAATGCCCCATCAGCTCTAATATTGAATCATAAATTTGCTTCTGTAGCCTACCTTCTCACCTGTGATACATATAGTTAGTTTCACAGTTGTGTTTCCTTCTTATGTAATGTGGTGATAATGAAACTTGAAAAGCTTTATTCTTATCCAGCACATAGCTTGATGCATAAGaggaaatgaaaaaaaggaaagactTGTTTCATATCCCAACAGAAATTAAAGCCTAAATGATCTAAATACTGGCCACAGTGCATCGCCTATAGATTCGTATCTACCGTTGACCACAAACTTGGATAAAGGAAGGTGGTTTTGTTAGGTAATTGACAACAATGCAATTATTGGTCTTTCAGAGATCATGAATGAAATTGATGAAAATTaagtttatgatattttatgaTATATAATAACTTAGTATATAGTTTATGATATTTTGGAGACTTCTCGCTTTGCGAAGATAGGAGAAAAGTTATATTTATACGTAATTATTTATTACCTTTAAAATGAAATTGTCAATCATCGAGTTATCAATTGGATAACTAAAAGGgatattaataagaaaacttTTGTCATCTAATTGAAACATAAGTATCCAACAGTGTTTGACCACTAAACATTGGATATTCGTTTCAAATTATAGTAGTAAGCAAATCAATAATacgaatttatcatttttatgaaataaacATGATAAGAATTTATTTGTCTGCTTAAATCAAATCAAGATTACCCACCTCTTTTGAACATAAACATGGTTACCAATTCACTTCTGTCAATTCGAGACTTCACCAATGTCAAATCTGTTTGAACAGCAGGCCCAAATTATGTGGGCTGACCCAAACTTAAAGGGCCGGCCTATTGGCTAAGATGAGTCCAatgggtttatttttttttattcatgaataaaaaaatacacaaatcataaagaaatttaaagataCAAAAATTACTACTTCTGTGCAACACTTTATAAAAATGGGTTagtttaagtattttattttaattacattttaagaagtaaaaactaattattttgGACATACGTTGGAAGGCTTTTCATATGCTTCCCTTCCCTGGGGTTGGGCTGCTTGGGCAGGCATTTACAAGGGCCGGCCTGATGTGCCCAAGTGATGTTTGGCCCAATTGAGGTGGCTTGGGCCGCAGAGGCACAAGGCCCGAGATACTATTAAGACTAAAACGTGTTCTTTATCTAATTCTACCTTATTACGTACGTTTGGAATTTTGGATCTTCATTTAGCCCCGTTTGGTTCGTTGAAATAGAGGTAGAGGAAAATGAAAATCAGAATAGAATAGAACAGAATgatattatcattttattttattatcatatttaataCATAGTGATGAAATgattaatttctttcaattgtTACATTTAGTATGTTAAAATTTAGATggaactaaattaaaaaataaatctataatCAAAATGCtctcataatattattatttttgagttattaatgTCTTTTTTTGAGCGttaatgaaatattattattattattatttgcatgtttataaCATAGAATTGTTATTTCTGGGtgtcaataaaatattaattttacctTTGGGTGTTAATAGTATattgttttttatatattaattgaatattATCTACTTAGCGTTactgaaatattatttttgggtgttcaaataaattatttttccagTCCTAATAAagtattatttgttatttatgtaaGGAATTTGgtgagtttaaaaaaaaaaaaaaaaaacagtattTGTGGAATGAAGTGAGGATTATCGTTGCCATATTCCCTAATGGCAACAATAAAGCTTTATTTTGAAGTTTGCAGTGTCCTGGAATTGTAGAGAATGGGCCGTATAAGAATTCATCTGCAAAAGCATTCTTCTCATATCATAGGCAAAATTCATAAGATAATTTCTTAGAGACCTTTAAAATGTACAAAAGAAATGCAAGCCGAGAGCAGCCCTATACTAAGGCTATATACATCTTGAGATCTATTCTAAACTACAACAACCAGTATTCAAAGTGAATGAATAAATGAATTGAGGACCACTCCACACCTCTTCAAATAACACAATCGAACATGGAAGAGAACTAACTGGTGATCCAGACACCTAGACCAGTATAATATGTGcaacaaaacaagataaaaagaaagccaagactattttttcttttttttcatcttGGCTAAACAACATCGTATGGTAGATTTACAAAATTGTGTTTAAATTTGCTGCTCTTCTCGGTATCTTTTACTCACAGGCCACTTTCATTCGGTCCTGGATGCTCGTCCTGCTCCACGAGGCATTTTCTTTGACCCAGCTGCCAGAGAGGAGAAGagaaccaaaaagaaagaaacagagaaTTAGACAACAACATAGTACCATCTTATTGGTGGTGTCAAGAATTAAACTCTATACATTTCATTACTTGCTCTTTAAGAATAATATTGACTAGAGAGTATCTTTAATACCAAAATCAATCATTTGGGTAAGGCGCACAGATCCCTGTGTCTTTTTAGTAGTTTAAAACCATATaatgtttcatttttaatttgggAGGAGAATTGCAGCGGCTGTTAGCATTTAAGCGGGAGAGGTAAACAGAAtagataattaaaagaaaaagaataggaaGTATATTTTGCAGTTTCACCACAACCATAAATTTTATTGAGACTTCATATAACAAAATTTCACTTACGAAGACCTCATTTAAGAACATGTAGCGCTCATAAAATCACTACAttccaacaaataaaatattttgcacTACTAAGATGGCACGGAGGAAGAATGCCAGCTTTTTTTAAACCCACAAACTACCTAGCAAGCAAGGAAATActaattcaatttttagatagaaaatcattttagaaCTCATAATGAAAACCATGTGGCAGACCCCAAGAAGATTTGAGTTAAATGGTACTCAATACAAAACACACAGGAAtcatgaagagagagagagagagaagggcaTACAATCCTCAACATCCTTCAACTGATAATAGTGAGGAGCAATTTCCACCAGCCACTCAGGTTTTAGTTCAGTAACCTGTAAGTCGTCAGCTTCCAAATTAGTTTTGTAATGGTAGAGAACTAACTCACTCCCTCTCGCAGAACCATCATACCATTGTCCTCAGTTACTTGCAAACTGATGAGATATGGATACAGAAATAagaatagaacaaaataatatttacctGCCGCATGTACTCCTTGGTTGTCAATACCAGTTCATGATAAACAGCCCATCTTGGGAGCAcctacaaaataagaaaaacaaaaagatataATCTTCCACATGAAACATCAATCCGCTACCTCTATGGGAGTTTCAATCTTCATCAATTCCATGTGCAAGTGCAGCTGCATGAATTTTGCATACGAGGAAATATCATGACTCTCATTCGATTACTTCatgtataaaatatagtaataaaTTCTTGCATTCTTATTTAGGTCAAAAGCTAACTGCAAGTGATATCTTTAAGGATTAACATGATTCAAGAAGTCTTTAGCATCTCAATTTAGGATTGGCAATATTATGAAAAGTAATCCAAATAAGTATccaaagccattgcatttaccACAAAAGCTATGCGTCACATTTACCAATAATGTCCCACCTGAGCTAAACCAGAGCTGGGGTGGATATGGACAGTCTGGGGATATTTGACTGTCCGATAAGATCCATTCTTCTGCAGCCTAGCTGAATGTGGGAAGAACCCTGGAAgatgataaagaaaaaatagaataatctTAACATGACAATGATAATGTTGATAATAAAAAAGATGTACTGCAACTCTCATATCACAAGCTAAGGTTTACATAAGACCTGCTGTTATGGACTTCTTTATAGCTTCTAGATCATTAGTGTTTGACGTTAATTCAATTTCAACCCTCTCTAATAGCCCCTCCAATTGGTCTCTTATGTCTCTTGCTCGCTTCATGCTCCTGACCTGAGAAGCAAACCACAAATGTAGGCCAGTACCAAGTTTAAATATCTACAAACACCATCAAGGAATACAtatgatgaagaaattaaaatacttaaatCTCTTAgctttaaaagaaatgaaaaaataattcacGTCTCTATTTACTCAcccaaaaacaagaacaaaaaatagaagtACGTGTCAGTATCTGTGCTACCACTGTTAATTCTTGAATCTACTGAATATCATCACCCAAATTAGTATCTTAAATCTAAATGCAAAAGAGTAACATTGAGCCCTAAGAAACATCAGGTTGTAATCATTATGCAATGTGAGGGTTTGCCAAAACCTTCAGTTAAATCATGCCAACTGAAGCCATAATTTCACCATACCATAATCTTCAAACAAGCAATGAGAAACTCAAATAGTTTAAAATCTAACTGCCAATGTGAAGGTAGCGTTGCATACAAAAATGGCCCTCCCCCAACCCTTACAAAGTGAGGAGCCTCATGTACGATGCCATTTTTTTAACCAAAAGAGGCATCTTACTATCGAAACCCAAGCAAGAAGGTATTAGATTATCACAAATTTCTGGAATCAGATAATCTTTAGTTTGTATGTTCTATAATGAAGCTTTTAAGTCTTAAACAAGAAGATTCAGATCTACAACAAAGCACTTAAAGATAAGCAGCCTCTGGATGGCAATGAACAAATATTAGAACATCAGACAGAGAGGAGGAGAAGTAAAAGCACAATCAGGTATTTTGAGATACCAAAACAAACCTGAATGTAATTCTCATAGCACCACTGCGTTGAGTAGTTTGTTTCTTTCCATGAACTGTAGACCTGAAACAGAGATAAACAGTAAGGCAACACCTTCTCCCGGGACATAAGCTCAAGCAACTTAAGATGTGCTGGCTCACTTCACAATGTCTAGGGCAATATGTGATAAGGGTACCAAGAAGAAGTTCAATTAGGGCATTTTTTCAACTGTTAATGCATTCTGTGCCACCGTACTCATTGTTAAAAACATTTGGGCAATAGAAAATGTACAAAAGACATGGGACATGAACGTCAAGATCAATAAGTATGCCCATTGTGTGCTATGTAAGTGAAGCACGAGAGAAGGTAGAAAAGATGGTGTGTAGGACCTAAAATCATAGATAGGCAATCATTTCAGACACAAACCTTAAGCTATGTTGTTGATATTATTACGACTAACCTTAAGCAATGCAATATGATCTCCAACATTCCCAGTGTGAAAATTCAATCTTGCATTGTCAGCATGGACTTGTTTGTCCTTCGGGCGGTAAAAGATTGAATTTCCAATAGAAAGCATTGAAGCAATTGATATGATTTCGTCTGAGCATGTATATTTTTCTGAGGCTACAATCATTTTAGATAACATTGGATCAAGAGGGAATTCCGCCATCCTTCTACCTACTTTTGTCAACTCCCCTAATTTATTCAATGCACCCAAGGCAAAAAGTAGTTCTAGGGCTTTAAGCACTGCTTCAGCAGGTGGTGGGtccataaaatcaaaattcacaaGGTCATTAATGCCAAGGCTCTTAAGCGTGAGAACAACATTTGCAAGGTTGGTCCGTTGTATCTCAGGAACAGTATTGTCGTCCAAATCATTGTAATAGTTGTAAGCAGTGTATAGCCGAAAGCACTTCCCAGGGCCTGTTCGTCCAGATCGACCAGCCCGCTGATTTGCTGATGCTTTGGAGATTGGAGCAACCAGCAATGACTCCATGCCACTCCTGGGATTATAAGATTTCATTTTGCAAAATCCAGGATCAATAACATACTTTATCCCATCAATAGTTAATGAAGTTTCTGCAATATTAGTTGCCAGGACAACCTTCCGTGCCCCTTCAGGAGTGGGTTCAAATATTTTTGCCTGTAGCTCTGTTGGGAGGTTTGCATAGATGGGGCATATGATAAGTTCAggaattttagttccaagtccTCTTGTTCTATGTTTTAGGATCTCCTCAGCagtttcaatttcttcttgCCCAGTGAAGAATACCAGTATGTCACCATCACCAGGTTGTTGGGTCACATGGATCTGAAGAGCAGTGACAATGGCCGCATCTAAGTAATCAGCCTCCGGCGCTTTCGTGTAGTGTATCTCAACAGGAAACCGCCTGCCAGGAATCTTAAAAATTGGGGCAGAATCAAAATAATCACTGAATTTCTCAGCATCAAGTGTTGCACTCGAAATGAGCAATTTGAGATCAGGGCGAAAACGAGAAATATCctatcaccaaaaaaaaaaaaaaaaacttcagtctgatgagagagagagggaactCTAATTAGCccaacatgaaaaaaaaaaaagccagcataacttagccaaaaaaaaaagacgcCCATCAAGTCACTAGAGCTAGCTCTCTGTTCATGCAacaatatctcatcaaaatgtCCAACTATAGCATGCAGTTGGTCATCCTAGTGGTATAGTTGTTCACAaaactaactttttttttttttttttttttttttgggggggggggggggggggtgtatcAGGCTACCAGAGATCATTTCTGCAACCGAGATATATAACCAACCAATTAGGTTGACAATATCTGCAAAAGAGTTGAAGGCTGTCAGGAATAGAAATGGTAGTCAGAAAAAGGATTTTTAATGGTGTCTAGGGTCGGGCCAGAAAGGATTTTGAGGCTGTTGAGGATTTTCACCAACTTGTGCATTTGGGAGTATACGAATTTCAGTTATAGATGACAAAGTAGCACAGCAGGCAATACCTCTAGACTTCTACAATAGatccatttgaaaattttataatgcAGGTAATGAGTTTTTTCTTGCCTTAACTAAACCAAATAAAATGTCTGTTGAAAGAGTTCTTTCATGGGCCTCATCCACCATCACCACACTGAAAATCATTCAGAAGATTGTGCATTAGTTACATAACAAAGACCACTCCGTATCAGAATTATAAATCATAGCCCACCTGTAACTTGCAAGATCAGGTTCACCAAGGAATTCTCGAAGTAACATACCATCAGTCATATATTTCAGAACTGTCTTTTCTGAAGTGCAATCTTCAAAACGAATTGAGTAACCAACCTGAAAGTAGAGTTTGTAACAATCAGAGGTGCCCAACTGACATTGGATTAATACAGCAGGATCcaagcaaaataacaaaaacatattATGCAGCTGCATCAAACAATTCAAGGCAGCTGATATATAGATGCAAGTTTCTGATGTTTTCCCATTCAATGATCTCATATACTCATTTTCTAACACTTAATAACTTAAGAGTTAACTGGTTTTCAAGAAACTAGtcatccaaaagaaaatgcagACCTCGTGGCCAAGTTTGACACCCATTTCTTGAGAAACTCGAGCAGCAACACTCATAGCAGCCACAC from the Diospyros lotus cultivar Yz01 unplaced genomic scaffold, ASM1463336v1 superscaf1, whole genome shotgun sequence genome contains:
- the LOC127792997 gene encoding pre-mRNA-splicing factor ATP-dependent RNA helicase DEAH1-like isoform X4; protein product: MPEAYDQEGGVDQEKRFSVAMQRYRDTSTGDKMNPFAEQEAWEDHQIGKATLKFGSKDRKLKSEDYQFVFEDQIEFIKASVMDGVNFEDELDTESLEKSMAKSAFEKLQEDRKTLPVYPYREELLQAIHDHQVLVIVGETGSGKTTQIPQYLHESGYTKRGKIGCTQPRRVAAMSVAARVSQEMGVKLGHEVGYSIRFEDCTSEKTVLKYMTDGMLLREFLGEPDLASYSVVMVDEAHERTLSTDILFGLVKDISRFRPDLKLLISSATLDAEKFSDYFDSAPIFKIPGRRFPVEIHYTKAPEADYLDAAIVTALQIHVTQQPGDGDILVFFTGQEEIETAEEILKHRTRGLGTKIPELIICPIYANLPTELQAKIFEPTPEGARKVVLATNIAETSLTIDGIKYVIDPGFCKMKSYNPRSGMESLLVAPISKASANQRAGRSGRTGPGKCFRLYTAYNYYNDLDDNTVPEIQRTNLANVVLTLKSLGINDLVNFDFMDPPPAEAVLKALELLFALGALNKLGELTKVGRRMAEFPLDPMLSKMIVASEKYTCSDEIISIASMLSIGNSIFYRPKDKQVHADNARLNFHTGNVGDHIALLKVYSSWKETNYSTQWCYENYIQVRSMKRARDIRDQLEGLLERVEIELTSNTNDLEAIKKSITAGFFPHSARLQKNGSYRTVKYPQTVHIHPSSGLAQVLPRWAVYHELVLTTKEYMRQVTELKPEWLVEIAPHYYQLKDVEDSGSKKMPRGAGRASRTE
- the LOC127792997 gene encoding pre-mRNA-splicing factor ATP-dependent RNA helicase DEAH1-like isoform X2 encodes the protein MGSELKTWVSDQLMLLLGYSQPTLVQYVIGLSKTVSSPTDFVSKLVDFGLSATSETRAFAEEILARVPRKTSGVNLYQKQEREAATLVRKQKTYTLLEADDDDDNVGGAIGDGSSVLAASPSRKRDSHKKRFRKKTENQEDEDEDDQAVVNGEEERQVKRRTSLDEYDSESEEERLRDQKEREELERNIKARDAAATRKLTEQKLTQDEEEEAILRSNAMEQNGIEVLRKVSRQEYLKKREQKKLEELRDDIEDEQYLFEGVKLTEAEYRELRYKKEIFELVKKRTEEADDVDEYRMPEAYDQEGGVDQEKRFSVAMQRYRDTSTGDKMNPFAEQEAWEDHQIGKATLKFGSKDRKLKSEDYQFVFEDQIEFIKASVMDGVNFEDELDTESLEKSMAKSAFEKLQEDRKTLPVYPYREELLQAIHDHQVLVIVGETGSGKTTQIPQYLHESGYTKRGKIGCTQPRRVAAMSVAARVSQEMGVKLGHEVGYSIRFEDCTSEKTVLKYMTDGMLLREFLGEPDLASYSVVMVDEAHERTLSTDILFGLVKDISRFRPDLKLLISSATLDAEKFSDYFDSAPIFKIPGRRFPVEIHYTKAPEADYLDAAIVTALQIHVTQQPGDGDILVFFTGQEEIETAEEILKHRTRGLGTKIPELIICPIYANLPTELQAKIFEPTPEGARKVVLATNIAETSLTIDGIKYVIDPGFCKMKSYNPRSGMESLLVAPISKASANQRAGRSGRTGPGKCFRLYTAYNYYNDLDDNTVPEIQRTNLANVVLTLKSLGINDLVNFDFMDPPPAEAVLKALELLFALGALNKLGELTKVGRRMAEFPLDPMLSKMIVASEKYTCSDEIISIASMLSIGNSIFYRPKDKQVHADNARLNFHTGNVGDHIALLKVYSSWKETNYSTQWCYENYIQVRSMKRARDIRDQLEGLLERVEIELTSNTNDLEAIKKSITAGFFPHSARLQKNGSYRTVKYPQTVHIHPSSGLAQLHLHMELMKIETPIEVAD
- the LOC127792997 gene encoding pre-mRNA-splicing factor ATP-dependent RNA helicase DEAH1-like isoform X1 → MGSELKTWVSDQLMLLLGYSQPTLVQYVIGLSKTVSSPTDFVSKLVDFGLSATSETRAFAEEILARVPRKTSGVNLYQKQEREAATLVRKQKTYTLLEADDDDDNVGGAIGDGSSVLAASPSRKRDSHKKRFRKKTENQEDEDEDDQAVVNGEEERQVKRRTSLDEYDSESEEERLRDQKEREELERNIKARDAAATRKLTEQKLTQDEEEEAILRSNAMEQNGIEVLRKVSRQEYLKKREQKKLEELRDDIEDEQYLFEGVKLTEAEYRELRYKKEIFELVKKRTEEADDVDEYRMPEAYDQEGGVDQEKRFSVAMQRYRDTSTGDKMNPFAEQEAWEDHQIGKATLKFGSKDRKLKSEDYQFVFEDQIEFIKASVMDGVNFEDELDTESLEKSMAKSAFEKLQEDRKTLPVYPYREELLQAIHDHQVLVIVGETGSGKTTQIPQYLHESGYTKRGKIGCTQPRRVAAMSVAARVSQEMGVKLGHEVGYSIRFEDCTSEKTVLKYMTDGMLLREFLGEPDLASYSVVMVDEAHERTLSTDILFGLVKDISRFRPDLKLLISSATLDAEKFSDYFDSAPIFKIPGRRFPVEIHYTKAPEADYLDAAIVTALQIHVTQQPGDGDILVFFTGQEEIETAEEILKHRTRGLGTKIPELIICPIYANLPTELQAKIFEPTPEGARKVVLATNIAETSLTIDGIKYVIDPGFCKMKSYNPRSGMESLLVAPISKASANQRAGRSGRTGPGKCFRLYTAYNYYNDLDDNTVPEIQRTNLANVVLTLKSLGINDLVNFDFMDPPPAEAVLKALELLFALGALNKLGELTKVGRRMAEFPLDPMLSKMIVASEKYTCSDEIISIASMLSIGNSIFYRPKDKQVHADNARLNFHTGNVGDHIALLKVYSSWKETNYSTQWCYENYIQVRSMKRARDIRDQLEGLLERVEIELTSNTNDLEAIKKSITAGFFPHSARLQKNGSYRTVKYPQTVHIHPSSGLAQVLPRWAVYHELVLTTKEYMRQVTELKPEWLVEIAPHYYQLKDVEDSGSKKMPRGAGRASRTE
- the LOC127793066 gene encoding UDP-glucose 6-dehydrogenase 5-like — encoded protein: MVKICCIGAGYVGGPTMAVIALKCPTIEVVVVDISVARIAAWNSDQLPIYEPGLDEVVKQCREKNLFFSTNVERHVSEADIIFVSVNTPTKTRGLGAGKAADLTYWESAARMIADVSKSDKIVVEKSTVPVKTAEAIEKILNHNSRGVSFQILSNPEFLAEGTAIQDLFNPDRVLIGGRETPEGQKAIKALKDVYAHWVPQDRIICTNLWSAELSKLAANAFLAQRISSINAMSALCEATGAEVSQVANAIGKDTRIGSKFLNASVGFGGSCFQKDMLNLIYICECNGLTDVANYWKQVIKVNDYQKTRFVNRVVSSMFNTVSGKKIAILGFAFKKDTGDTRETPAIDVSKGLLGDKARLSIYDPQVTKDQIMKDLSMDKFYWDHPIHLQPMSPSSVNQVSVAWDAYEATKDAHGLCILTEWDEFKTLDYQRIFDRMRKPAFVFDGRNIVDVQKLREIGFIVYSIGKPLDPWLKDLPAVA
- the LOC127792997 gene encoding pre-mRNA-splicing factor ATP-dependent RNA helicase DEAH1-like isoform X3, translated to MAVVNGEEERQVKRRTSLDEYDSESEEERLRDQKEREELERNIKARDAAATRKLTEQKLTQDEEEEAILRSNAMEQNGIEVLRKVSRQEYLKKREQKKLEELRDDIEDEQYLFEGVKLTEAEYRELRYKKEIFELVKKRTEEADDVDEYRMPEAYDQEGGVDQEKRFSVAMQRYRDTSTGDKMNPFAEQEAWEDHQIGKATLKFGSKDRKLKSEDYQFVFEDQIEFIKASVMDGVNFEDELDTESLEKSMAKSAFEKLQEDRKTLPVYPYREELLQAIHDHQVLVIVGETGSGKTTQIPQYLHESGYTKRGKIGCTQPRRVAAMSVAARVSQEMGVKLGHEVGYSIRFEDCTSEKTVLKYMTDGMLLREFLGEPDLASYSVVMVDEAHERTLSTDILFGLVKDISRFRPDLKLLISSATLDAEKFSDYFDSAPIFKIPGRRFPVEIHYTKAPEADYLDAAIVTALQIHVTQQPGDGDILVFFTGQEEIETAEEILKHRTRGLGTKIPELIICPIYANLPTELQAKIFEPTPEGARKVVLATNIAETSLTIDGIKYVIDPGFCKMKSYNPRSGMESLLVAPISKASANQRAGRSGRTGPGKCFRLYTAYNYYNDLDDNTVPEIQRTNLANVVLTLKSLGINDLVNFDFMDPPPAEAVLKALELLFALGALNKLGELTKVGRRMAEFPLDPMLSKMIVASEKYTCSDEIISIASMLSIGNSIFYRPKDKQVHADNARLNFHTGNVGDHIALLKVYSSWKETNYSTQWCYENYIQVRSMKRARDIRDQLEGLLERVEIELTSNTNDLEAIKKSITAGFFPHSARLQKNGSYRTVKYPQTVHIHPSSGLAQVLPRWAVYHELVLTTKEYMRQVTELKPEWLVEIAPHYYQLKDVEDSGSKKMPRGAGRASRTE